One segment of Anopheles stephensi strain Indian chromosome 3, UCI_ANSTEP_V1.0, whole genome shotgun sequence DNA contains the following:
- the LOC118510849 gene encoding troponin C isoform X2, with translation MDDEEQRMLIMRKAFQMFDTQKTGFIETIKISTILNTMGQLFDEGELQDLIDEEDPESTGRVNFDGFANIASNFLQEEEDAEAMQQELKEAFRLYDREGNGYITTSTLKEILKALDDKLSNEDLDGIIGEIDTDGSGTVDFDEFMEMMTGE, from the exons GATGATGAGGAACAGAGAATGCTGATCATGCGCAAAGCATTCCAGATGTTTGACACGCAGAAAACGGGCTTCATCGAGACGATCAAGATCTCGACCATCCTCAACACGATGGGCCAGCTGTTCGACGAGGGCGAGCTGCAGGATCTGATCGACGAGGAGGACCCGGAAAGTACGGGGCGCGTTAACTTTGACGGGTTCGCGAACATTGCCTCCAACTTCctgcaggaggaggaggacgcgGAAGCGATGCAGCAGGAGCTGAAGGAAGCCTTCCGGTTGTATGACCGTGAGGGTAACGGCTACATCACCACTAG CACGTTGAAGGAAATTCTGAAGGCACTGGACGATAAACTGTCCAACGAAGATCTGGACGGCATCATCGGGGAAATCGATACGGACGGTTCCGGAACGGTAGATTTCGATG
- the LOC118510849 gene encoding troponin C isoform X1 yields MSEFFDDEEQRMLIMRKAFQMFDTQKTGFIETIKISTILNTMGQLFDEGELQDLIDEEDPESTGRVNFDGFANIASNFLQEEEDAEAMQQELKEAFRLYDREGNGYITTSTLKEILKALDDKLSNEDLDGIIGEIDTDGSGTVDFDEFMEMMTGE; encoded by the exons GATGATGAGGAACAGAGAATGCTGATCATGCGCAAAGCATTCCAGATGTTTGACACGCAGAAAACGGGCTTCATCGAGACGATCAAGATCTCGACCATCCTCAACACGATGGGCCAGCTGTTCGACGAGGGCGAGCTGCAGGATCTGATCGACGAGGAGGACCCGGAAAGTACGGGGCGCGTTAACTTTGACGGGTTCGCGAACATTGCCTCCAACTTCctgcaggaggaggaggacgcgGAAGCGATGCAGCAGGAGCTGAAGGAAGCCTTCCGGTTGTATGACCGTGAGGGTAACGGCTACATCACCACTAG CACGTTGAAGGAAATTCTGAAGGCACTGGACGATAAACTGTCCAACGAAGATCTGGACGGCATCATCGGGGAAATCGATACGGACGGTTCCGGAACGGTAGATTTCGATG